AGCGTCATGTTCTCATTATCGATGCAGAGAATGCGGGCGCCCTTGAGCTTGTTGGCGGCTCGATGCGGTCGAGCGGTTTCGCTTCGTCCGGTTTCGGCACGTTGACCTCGTTGCCAGGGCACGGTCAGCGAGAAGACAGTGCCTCGTCCGAGCCAGGAGCGAATTCGAATGGGATGCTCCAGTACTCGTGCCATGCGATCGGCTATCGATAATCCCAGGCCCAGCCCTTTTTCGCTCTCGCGATGCCGAGAGGTCTGATCGAGCCGACGGAATTCCTGAAAAATTTCTTCCTGTTTGGTCTCGGGGATGCCCGGGCCGGTGTCCCAGACCTCGATTGTCAGCTGTTCGCCGTGGCGCCTGCAGCCCAGCAGTACCCGACCCTGTTGGGTATAACGCAGTGCATTGGAGAGAAAGTTCTGGATGATGCGTCGCAGCATCTGAGGATCGCTGTCGACCATGGAGCGGGTTTCCACCACATCAAGATCCAGTCCGCGATCGGCGGCCATGACTTCGAATTCGGCACGCAGGGGCCGGAATATCTCTTCCAGTGCAAATACCTGACGGCGCGGGGTGAGTGCCCCCGAGTCGAGCTTCGAGATGTCCAGCAGAGTGCCTAACAGCTCTTCAGCAGCCTGCAGGGAATTGTCGATGTGCTCGAGCGTGCCTGAATGTTCGGTTTCCTCGAGGCGTTGTGAAAGCGCCGATGTAAACAGGCGAGCAGCATTGAGTGGCTGCAGCAGGTCATGACTGGCAGCAGCCAAAAAGCGTGTCTTGGATGTATTGGCAGTTTCCGCTACCTGTTTGGCCTGGCGCAGAGCGCTTTCGGCTTCGGCACGCACCTGGTTTTCCTGACGCAGTGCCTCGTTGACCTCGGAAAGTGCCTGAGTACGTTCGCGTACGCGCTCTTCGAGGTGTTCGTTGGTCTCCTTGAGCGCGATTTCGGCCAACCGGCGCTCGGTGATGTCCTGATAGAGGGCAAAGAAACCGAGAACGCGTTGTCCTTCACGAAAGTGCGGCGTATAGGTCGCCAACAGATAGCGGGTGCCACCCTCGCCATCAGTCATTGACAGCTCCCATGACACTCGCTCACCGGCCAGCGCACGCAGCATCCATGGCGCACGCTCGCGCCACATGACCGGACTCATGACTTCCTCGGCACGTTTGCCGATGGCATCCAGCCGATCGATGCCCATCACCGACTCATAGGCGCGATTGGTAAAGAGGTAGTGACAGTCGCGGTCGAAGTAGGCGATGAGTGCCGGGACGTTATCGGTATAGATGCGGATGTTGTTTTCCGAGCGGATCAGGGCTTCTTCGGTACGTTTCTGGCTGGTGATGTCCTGATAGGTGTAGACGAACCCTCCGCCCGGCATCGGGTTGCCCTCGACATCGATGACGGTACCGTCCTGGCGATAGCGTTGATAATGGTGCGGCTGACCGGTGCGAATATTATCGATCAGCAGATTGACATGCTCTTCCGGATCGCCCGGTCCGTATTCGCCCTGATGGGCGTTGTAGCGAAAGATGCGGTCGATCGGTACGCCTACCCGGATCAGGTTGTCGGGAAAGTCGAACAGCTCCAGATAGCGCTGATTCCATACCACCATCTGCAGATTGTGATCGACCACCATGATGCCCTGAGCCACATTCTCGATGGTGGCCTGCAGCAGCGCTCGGTTGAATTCCAGCACCTGAGAGGCTTCATCAACGATCGAGACCACGTCCGAAATGGCGACATCGCGGCCCGACAGGGCTGAATTCACCACAATGCGTGCCGAGGAGGCGCCAATGGCCGAGGAGAGCAGACGTTCACTGAACTGAATGAGATCAATGGAGGCCGGGGAGCCGGGAGCCAGTGCCTGTTGATTCTGGCTGGCATACCGTTCGAAGGCGCGTTCAACCTGCTCCTCGCTGAGAAACCGCTTGCACAGATTCTGTAGATCACCGACGGATGTGGAACCGCGCCAGGGGCGATTGATGGAGGTTTGTCGGGTTTCGACACTATCGACGAACAGGGAAGCCTGAATGCGCTCGACCACGCGCTGGTCGGTCACCTGTGAGATGAAGATGTAACAGAACAGGTTGACGCCCAAAGACAGCAGTACGCCATGGGTCAGCGGATCGCCCAGTGCCAGTCCGAACAGGTGAAGTGGGCTGAGCAGGGCAATGCCGAAGGGGCCGCCGGTGACCAGGGTTTCGGGTAGCAGGCCGGCTCGCGCCAGTGCTGGTACCAAAAGCGTCCAGCTCCAGATGGCGAAGCCCAGCGTCATGCCGACGCTGACGCCCAGACGATTGCCGCGCTTCCAGTAAAGTCCCCCGATCAGGGCAGGCGCCAGCTGGGCCAGGGCAGAAAGCGACAGCCAACCCAGTGCGGCCAGTGAGCTTGATTCCGCTACCAGCCGATAAAATCCGTAGGCCAGTGCCATGATCAGGACCATGATCAGGCGTCGGGTCCTCAGCACCCAGCGGGCATAGTCACCGCGATGCGCATCGAACCACTTCAGGCGCAGCAGTAGCGGTATGACCAGTTCATTGGAAAGCATGATGGCCAGCGTGACACCGGCCATGATGACCATGCCGCTGGCGGCGGCGAATCCACCCACGAACGTCAGCAGCGTCAGCCAATGACTGCCGGTAGCCATTGGCAGATGCAGTATCCACTCGTCAGGGCTGATGCCGGTATGGCCGAACAGGCTGAGGCCGGCACTGGCCAGTGGCAGGACAAAAAATCCCGAGGCCAGCATGTAAAGAGGAAACAGCCAGCGTGCCCTGGCACTGTCATCGCCATGGGTATTTTCCAGCACGGTGACATGGAACTGGCGAGGTACACAGAAGACGGCCAGCATCGCCAGCAGGGTCTGGGTCCAGAAACCGTTGCCAAAGGAAGTCTCGCTGAACTGCCGGTTCAGCTCGAGTGCCGCCCAGGCTCGCTGACTGAGGTCATCCAGCCCGCCAAACATGCCCCATGTAATGACGATGCCCAGTACCAGAAAGGCGACCAGCTTGATGATCGATTCAAAGGCAATGGCCTGAATCAGACCTTCATGGTGCTCGGTGGCATCGGTATGTCGGGTGCCGAACAGAATGGCGAAGAGTGCCATCAGAATGGCCACATAAAGTGCGGTATCACCAAAGAGAGGAGAGCGCACCATGTCACTGTTAACGGTCAATACAGTGACGCTGGCGGCCATGGCCTTGAGCTGCAAGGCCACGTAGGGCAACGCACCCACCAGTGCCACCAGACTGGTAAAGGCGGCCAGTGCCTGTGACTTGCCATGGCGCGAGGCGATGAAGTCGGCGATTGATGTGACATTCTGACGTTTGGCGACCCGAATCATCTTGGCCAGAACCGGCCAGAACAGAAGAAAGGCCAGAATGGGACCGATGAAAATACTGGCGTAGGGCAGCCCGGCCTTCGCCGCCTGGCCGACACTGCCGTAGAAGGTCCAGGAGGTACAGTAGACGGCCAACGCCAGGCTGTAGACCATCGGCCGTCGTCGTGCCGGCCCTCTTAGTCGTGCGCGCCGGTCTCCCCACCAGGCAATGAGGAACAAGGCAGCGATATATCCAATCGATATCGCTATCAGCAACCAGCCCTGAAACATGATGTTCTCTCCGTGACCCGGCTTCATTGACGTCATTGCCCGCCGGTGGACTGGCGGGCGTGATCAGTCGCCGCCTGCCGGGCAAGGAAACGTTGCGATAAGTATCACATCATGGCCTGCGCATCATAGACCGGCTTGCTTTCGGATGGCCTGTGCGGGTCGTTCGACCAATGTCGTCGCGACCTGGGCGGGCAGGAGAGGGCAGAGTATGAAAAAGCGGGAGATCGCGCTCCGGCTGGAAGAAATGTTCTGTTAGCCACTGCATGATCGGGAGTCTGCCAATGGCGCAAAGAGAAGGCCTGTCGAAGCCGGGTTATTGCCGATCAGGAAAAACCATCGTCAAAAGTACTGAATGGACGTCAATGTCACAGGCCCGCGATGACAGCAAGGAAGTATCATGGTCATGAGTTCTATGCTGACACTGGGTATTGGCCTGCTGTTGCTGCTGGCGGCTTGCTGGCATTACGCGTGGCGTACCCATGACATTCGACCACTGATTCTGTTCTGGTCTCGGCGGCTATGTCTGTCACGTGGTGAGTCATATTGCCAGCGTCTGGCGATCATGATGCTGCTGACCGGTATGCTGATGCGCTACATGACGCCAGCAATGCCCGGCTGAGGCGCCACGGTTCGCACCTGCCGGGCGCGCGGTGATAGAATCGCTGTCCTTTTCGCAGCCCGAATCAGACCGACATCATGCAAGAGCTGAGCCAGCAACGCACTGCCGCCGAGCAGGGCAGAAGCAAGCGCGAATTCGACAAGCTGCAGAAGCGGCTGCGCCGACTGGTCGGCAATGCCATCACCGATTACGGCATGATTCGTGACGGTGATCGGGTCATGGTTTGCCTCTCCGGCGGCAAGGATTCCTATACCATGCTGGAGATCCTGCGCAACCTGCAGCGCAATGCGCCGGTTGAATTCGAACTGGTCGCCGTCAACATGGACCAGAAACAGCCCGGTTTCCCCGAGCATGTATTGCCCGAGTATCTGGAAGCTGCCGGGATCGAGTATTACATCATCGAGCGTGATACCTACTCGATCGTCAAGGAAAAGGTACCCGAGGGCAAGACCTATTGTGGCCTCTGTTCGCGTCTGCGGCGCGGTACTCTCTATGGTTTCGCCGAAGAAATCGGTGCTACCAAGATTGCGTTGGGCCATCATCGTGATGACATGCTGGAGACGCTGTTTCTCAACATGTTTTTCGGTGGCACGCTCAAATCGATGCCGCCCAAGCTGCTCTCCGATGATAATCGCAATATCGTGATCCGACCGCTGGCCTACTGCAGCGAACAGGATATTGCATCCTTTGCCGAGGCAATGGCGTTTCCCATCATTCCCTGCAATCTGTGTGGCAGCCAGGAAAATCTGCAGCGACAGGTGGTCAAGGAAATGCTCGGTGAGTGGGATCGCAAGCATCCCGGGCGTATAGAGACCATGTTCAAGGCCATTACCAATGTGGCGCCCTCGCAGCTTGCCGATCGCGAGCTGTTTGATTTCGAAGGACTGGAAGCGCGCCGGGAAGCACTGAATCATGGTCGGATCGATGCGGTGGATCTGACCCATCCCGATGCCCTCTGATACCATCCGGGTTGCGCCGGTGTCGGCGCCGACGTTCGCCGCTTGTCTGATTGATCCGACACCGGGCGTCAGCTGGTTCGATGTCGAGCATTACGGCCGTGTGCGACTCAGTGGCGTACCGGAGGTCGGGCGACTGTTGCTCGCTCATGGGGCTGGCGCGGGCCCCGAGCATGTACTGATGCGTTCACTGACAGACGCACTGGCCGAGCAGGGGGTGCAGTGCGCCGCCATCGAATTCGATTATCGTGCTCGGGCACGGGAGGCGGGCAAGCCTCGTCCTCCTCCGCGCGTGGATCAGCTGATATCACCTTTCGCTGATTGGGTGGCACTGATGCCGCCCGATACCTGGTGGGGTGGACGCTCCATGGGTGGGCGAGTGGCATCGCAGCTCGCGACCGAGCAAGCGTGCCCCGGGCTGATCCTGTGTGCCTATCCCTTTCATCCGCGTGGTACTCCCGAACGTACTCGTCTGTCACACTGGCCGCAGCTGCGGTGCGCAACGCATGTCTTTCAGGGCAGCCGTGATCCCATGGGCAGTCGTGAAGAGGTTGGCGGTTACCCGCTGCCTGCTCATGTAGCAATGCACTGGCTGGAGGAAGGCGATCATGATTGGCGAACGCCTCGCAATAGCGCCGTGACCCAGTCAGCGCTGATCACGCAGGCCGCCAGGGGTATTGTCGGAAGCATGATTCAGGCATGATGATGACGTCTTGTTCAGCGGGATTGAAGATAAGCCGCTGAGGGGATTGACTTTGGCAGTGTGGCCGGTAGAATGCAGCGCCACGTGACCGAGAGGGTGGTTAGCTCAGCTGGGAGAGCACCGGCCTTACAAGCCGGGGGTCACAGGTTCGATCCCTGTACCACCCACCATCACGCAGGAAGTGCTGTCGTCAGCGGACCGGTAGTTCAGCTGGTTAGAATGCCGGCCTGTCACGCCGGAGGTCGCGGGTTCAAGTCCCGTCCGGTCCGCCATTTCGACGTCTTCCTTCCGTTATTGATCGAGGACCGGTAGTTCAGCTGGTTAGAATGCCGGCCTGTCACGCCGGAGGTCGCGGGTTCAAGTCCCGTCCGGTCCGCCATTTCGATATCGGAATCCCTACGACTGCGGGGGTGGTTAGCTCAGCCGGTTAGAGCACCAGCCTCACATGCTGGGGGTCACAGGTTCGAGTCCTGTACCACCCACCATTGCCGAGCGGCTGTTGCCGAACGGTCAATGATGCGGACCGGTAGTTCAGCTGGTTAGAATGCCGGCCTGTCACGCCGGAGGTCGCGGGTTCAAGTCCCGTCCGGTCCGCCACCTATACGACTCCGCAGTAGTCGGCCGTTAACGGCCAGAGATATCGGGCCCCATGATTCAAACGGATCATGGGGCCTTTTTCGTGCCTGCTTTGAAACGCACCAGAGCCCCGGCAGCAGGCGGCGGCAGCACCTTGTCCATGCTTCCTGTATTTTCGTGGAAAAGAAAATCCGCCATGAGGACTTGCGTCAGGGTCCCAACCGCCGTAATGCTGTAAATACACAGCATGGCTACAAGCGGAAGCGGTAAAATGTCGAAAACAATCGCTCAGGATGATCTCCTGGCGGCCGGAGAGCGCGTGATGGCAGAAAGTCAGCCGCGGTTTCTGGCCAGTGACAATACCTCCGGTATCTGTCCCGAAGCGATGGAAACATTGCTGGAAGCCAACGCGACCGACGATCTGGCATACGGCAATGATCGATGGACGCAGTTGGCGAGTGATCGTTTCAGAGAATTTTTTGAAACCGATTGCGAAGTTTTCTTTGTCTTCAACGGTACGGCAGCCAACTCGCTGGCGCTGGCCTCGATGTGCCAGTCCTATCACAGCGTCATTTGCCATCAGTTGGCGCATATCGAAACCGACGAGTGCGGTGGTCCGGAATTCTTCTCCAATGGTTCCAAGCTGCTCAACGTTGGCGGCGAGAACGGCCGCATTACTCCCTCAGGCATTGCCACGACCGTTACCCGCCGGGGAGATATTCATTACCCTCGTCCCAGAGTGGTCTCCCTGACTCAGGCGACCGAAGTCGGCACCGTCTACGGATTCGATGAGCTGCAGGCCATTCGGGAAGTGGCCGATCGATATGATCTCAGGGTCCATATGGATGGGGCCCGATTTGCCAATGCCTGTGCTTCTCTGGAGTGCTCCCCGGCAGACCTGAGCTGGCGCAGTGGCGTTGATGTGCTCTGTTTTTCCGGAACCAAGAATGGGCTGGCCTTTGGTGAGGCGGTCATCTTCTTTGATCGTCGCATGGCCGAAGACTTCGAGTATCGCTGCAAGCAGGCCGGGCAGCTGGCCTCCAAGATGCGGTTCATCTCCGCCCCCTGGCTGGGATTGCTGAATAGCGGGGCCTGGTTGACCAATGCGCAACATGCCAATGCCATGGCCAATCGTCTGGCAAAAGGGCTACGGGACGTTGAAGGCGTTGAGCTGATGTTTCCGGTACAGGCCAACAGCCTGTTCCTGGAGCTGCCCAGTCAGGTGCAACAGGTACTGCGCGAGCGAGGCTGGACCTTCTATACCTTCATCGGTGAGGGCGGTGTACGTTTTGTATGCAGCTGGAATACTACGCCCGAGCTGATCGATGCACTGCGCGATGACATCATCGCGGCGCTGGCATCCATGACGCGATAATGGTATGGCTGTTGATATGGCCACTGCAGAGCGTGGCCATCATCCCATCTTTCCACTGAATTCAGCCTGTTGTGGCGCCCGGCGCGGCAACAGAGACAATATTCGATATCCGGTGATCCATCCTGCGGCTTTTTCGTAGCAGGCAACAACAGGGAGCGGATGTGAAAAAAACGCAGGAGAGTTTTATCGAATAACCCAGACCCGACCGCTCGGTCACTTTGATGGTCCACCGGGAGGTCAGATCGCAAGGAGACGTCCATGAGCATCTTCGATCATGTCCAGCAGCGTTTCGAGCGTACCCGTCAGGAAGAACTGTCTCTTGAAGAGTATCTCGAACTCTGTCGTGACGACCCTTCCGCCTATGCCAGTTCTTCCGAGCGCCTGCTTCAGGCAATCGGCGAACCCGAAGTCGTGGATACTTCCCGCGACCCTCGTCTCTCTCGCATCTTTTCCAACAAGCTGATCCGGCGCTACCCGGCTTTCGAGGAATTTTACGGTATGGAGGAGGCCATCGAGCAGATCGTCTCCTACTTCCGTCATGCCGCTCAGGGGCTCGAAGAGCGCAAGCAGATTCTCTATCTGCTGGGCCCTGTGGGTGGCGGCAAATCTTCACTGGCAGAGCGGATCAAGGCACTGATGGAACAGGTGCCCTTTTATGCCATCAAGGGCTCGCCGGTTTTCGAGTCGCCGCTGGGGCTGTTCTCGGCCGAAGAAGACGGCGAGATGCTCGAACGTGAATATGGTATTCCGAACCGCTATCTGCGTAGCGTGATGTCTCCGTGGGCAGCCAAGAGACTCAGGGAGTACGGTGGCGATATCTCGCAGTTTCGGGTGGTCAAGCTCTATCCCTCTCGATTGCACCAGATCGCGGTCTCCAAGACCGAGCCGGGTGATGAAAATAATCAGGATATTTCGGCGCTGGTCGGTAAGGTCGATATTCGCAAGCTTGAACTCTACTCCCAGGATGACCCTGACGCTTACAGTTTCTCCGGTGGGCTGTGCCGTGCCAATCAGGGGCTGATGGAATTCATCGAGATGTTCAAGGCGCCGATCAAGGTGCTTCATCCGCTGCTGACTGCTACTCAGGAAGGCAACTACAACCCCACCGAGGGCATGGGGGCCATCCCCTTTGATGGTGTGATCCTGGCGCACTCCAATGAGTCCGAGTGGCAGCAGTTTCGTAACAACCGCAACAATGAAGCCTTCCTCGATCGTGTCTACATCGTGAAGGTTCCTTACTCGCTGCGGGTCTCCGAGGAGATGAAGATCTACGAGAAGCTGCTGGAGCATTCTTCGCTTGCGGATGCGCCCTGCGCGCCCGATACGCTACGCATGCTGGCCCAGTTCTCGGTACTTTCCAGGCTCAAGGAACCGGAAAACTCCAGCATCTATTCAAAGATGCGTATCTACGATGGTCAGAACCTCAAGGATACCGACCCGCGTGCGAAATCGATTCAGGAGTATCGCGATGCGGCCGGCGTGGATGAAGGCATGGATGGTCTATCCACGCGTTTTGCCTTCAAGATTCTCTCCAAGGTATTCAACTTCGATGCTACCGAGGTGGCGGCCAATCCTGTGCATTTGCTGTATGTGCTGGAACAGCGGCTCGAACAGGAACAGCTGCCGAAGGAGACTCACGAACGCTACCTGCGGTTCATCAAGGAGTTTCTGGCGCCACGCTATGTGGATTTCATCGGTAAGGAGATCCAGACCGCCTATCTGGAGTCCTATTCCGAATATGGTCAGAATATCTTTGATCGCTACGTGACCTATGCGGATTTCTGGATTCAGGATCAGGAGTATCGAGACCCTGAAACCGGCGAGATGTTCGACCGTCAGGCGCTCAATGAGGAACTGGAGAAAATCGAGAAGCCGGCTGGCATTTCCAATCCCAAGGATTTTCGCCATGAGGTAGTCAATTTTGTTCTACGCGCCCGGGCGCAGAACAACGGCCGCAACCCGAGCTGGCAGTCCTATGAGAAGCTCAAGGGAGTGATCGAACACAAGATGTTCGCCAATACCGAAGAGCTGCTGCCGGTGATTTCGTTCAATGCCAAGGCTTCGGAAGCGGATCGTCGTAAACATGAGGATTTTGTCGACCGCATGGTCGCCCGAGGTTATACCGAAAAGCAGGTTCGTCTGTTGTCGGAGTGGTATCTGCGTGTACGTAAATCGCAATAACGCAGGCGCTGACCATCCGATCGCATCCCGACTGTGCTGTCCTGCAGTCGGGAACTGAACAAGGCCGGGCAGTGCCCGACATGACGGGAGGTGGCGATGAGCTACTTCATTGATCGACGGCGTAACGCGCGCAACAAGAGTGCGGTCAATCGCCAGCGTTTCCTGCGCCGCTACCGCAGCCATATCAAGCGAGCCGTGGAAGATTCCGTCAATCGGCGCTCGATTACCGACATGGAGCGCGGAGAGAAGGTCAGCATTCCGGCACGGGATATTTCCGAACCGAATTTTCGCCATGGCGCCGGCGGGCGACGCAGTATTGTCAGCCCCGGCAATCGCGAGTTTGTTCAGGGCGACCGGCTACGCCGTCCCGAAGGGGGTGGTGGAGGCAGTGGCGCTGGCGAAGGGTCGGCTTCCAATCAGGGAGAGGGAGCAGATGAGTTTGCCTTCTCCCTGACGCGTGAGGAGTTTCTCGACTTCGTTTTTGATGGGCTGGAGCTGCCTCATCTGGAACGCAAACAGCTGGTGGATATTAATGATCGCCGGCCGGTGCGCTCCGGTATTTCCCGAAGCGGCGTCCCGGCGCGCATGAATATCGTGCGTTCGATGCGTCAGGCGCATGCGCGTCGTATCGCCATGCGGGCGCCGATAAGACGGGCACTGCGTGAGGCCATGGAGGCACTGGAGCAGGAAGAGCGCAAGGATCCGGTATTGCGTGATCCCATTCGTATTCGGGCACTGCGTGAAGAGATCGAGCGGCTCGAAAAACGACTTGAATCCGTGCCATTCATCGATACTCATGACCTGCGCTACACCCATCTGATCGATCAGCCCCAGCCCTCCAACAAGGCAGTGATGTTCTGTGTCATGGATGTTTCGGGGTCCATGACCCAGTCTCACAAGGACATTGCCAAGCGCTTTTTTCTGCTGCTGTATCTTTTTCTCGAGCGTAATTACGAACGTGTTGAGCTGGTCTTCATTCGTCATCACACCGCTGCTCGTGAAGTCGATGAGGAAGAGTTTTTCTACTCGCGTGAAACGGGAGGCACGATTGTCTCCAGTGCGCTCAGTCTGCTTGATGACGTCATCGAGCAGCGTTATCCGCCGGGGCAATGGAATCTGTATGTCGCCCAGGCAAGTGATGGGGATAACTGGGATGATGACTCCGGGCATTGCCGCAAGCTGCTTTCCGAACGTCTGATGCCGCAGCTCCAGTATTACGCCTATGTCGAAATCACCCCACACGCTCATCAGACCCTCTGGGAGGAGTACGAAAGGGTACAGGCCGACTATCCGGAACGTTTTTCGATGCGCCAGATTGTCGAAGCCGGCGATATCTATCCGGTCTTTCGGGAACTGTTCAAACGCCGTGAAGCGGCGTGAGGAGCGTGTGCGATGGCAGACATTCATACCCGGATACAGGACGAGGAATATCTCGAGAAGGGCTCGGACTGGTCGTTTGCCGATCTGGAGTTCTATGAGCGTGAAATTGCCAGGATTGCGGCGGACTACCGACTGGATATCTATCCCAATCAGATCGAGATCATCACTTCCGAGCAGATGATGGATGCCTATGCCAGTGTGGGCATGCCTGTTGGTTACAATCACTGGTCGTTTGGCAAGCAGTTCCTCTCTGTCGAACAGGCCTATCGACGTGGACAGATGGGCCTGGCCTATGAACTGGTGATCAATTCCGATCCCTGCATCGCTTATCTGATGGAAGAAAATACCCTGATGATGCAGATTCTGGTCATGGCCCACGCCTGCCATGGTCACAATTCCTTCTTCAAGGGTAACTATTTGTTCCGTGCCTGGACGGATGCTTCGGCGATTGTCGATTATCTGGTATTTGCTCGACGTTATATTGCCGAATGTGAGGAGCGCCATGGTGTGGATGCCGTCGAGCAGCTGCTGGACGCGTGCCATGCGCTGCAGAACTACGGTGTTGATCGTTACAAGCGCCCGTCACCGATATCTCCCGAGGAGGAGGCGAGGCGCCAGAAGGAGCGTGAGGCCTATCTGCAGGCTCAGCTCAACACCCTGTGGAGCACCATTCCGCAGTCGCAGCGTAACGAGCAGACCAGCAATGAGGAGGATCCGCTGGGGCTGCATGACCGTGGCCGTTATCCGGCCGAGCCGCAGGAAAATCTGCTGTATTTCATTGAAAAGAACGCCCCACTGCTGGAACCCTGGCAGCGCGAGGTGGTGCGTATCGTGCGCAAGCTGGCGCAGTACTTCTATCCCCAGCGTCAGACCCAGGTGATGAATGAAGGCTGGGCCACCTTCTGGCACTACACCATCATGCATCGACTCTACGATGAGCAACTGATCGATGAAGGCATCATGATGGAATTTCTGCAGTCTCACACCTCGGTTGTGGCGCAGCCGGCCTTTGATACACCGTGGTACAGCGGTATCAATCCCTATGCCCTGGGATTTGCCATCTTTACCGATATCAAGCGTATCTGCGAATCACCGACCGAGGAGGACCGGCAATGGTTTCCGGAGATGGCAGGCAGCGACTGGCTGGAGACACTGCATTTCGCAATGAATAACTTCAAGGATGAGTCCTTCATTCAGCAGTTTCTGTCACCCCGGGTTATTCGCGAACTCAAGCTGTTTGCCATCATCGATGACGATACCGATGAGATGATCGAGGTCAGTGCCATTCATGATGACCGGGGCTACCGTCATGTGCGTGAAGCACTGGCCAGTCAGTATTCGCTGGGATATCGCGAGCCCAATATTCAGGTCTGGGAAGCCAATATTCATGGTGATCGCTCGCTGACCCTGCGCCATGAGCGCAGTGACCGACGACCGCTTGACAAGACGGTCTATCCGGTATTGCGCTACATGCATCAACTATGGGGCTTTCCGATTCATCTCGAGTCCATGGAGGAGGGCGAGCACGTCACGCACTATCATTGGCCGATGGCCGAGGATCACTGATGGCGCCAAAGGCGGTTCGGTACCCGGCTGGAGATGGCTGTGGATTCCGCGTTTTAACCACCCCCTGATATACTTCCCCGCCGGCGATTCGAACGCCGAAGAACGACAGAAACAAGCAGGGGAACAAGGGTATGGCGGCACGGGCTCCGCTAGGACTGATGCGGCGATTGCCGCGAATGGGAAAGGCCGGCATTCTGGGCGCTGCTGTACTGGGTGGCCTCTGGTATTGGCAGGAACGCGATTATCGTGCGCAGATGAGCTGGATGGGCCCACCCGAAGCCCAGGTGTGGTATGACTGGCATACACTGAATAGAACGCTGCGCAATGATGGTTACATGGTGGGGTGGTCGGACCTGCGTCGTAATCCGCTCTGGGTGACCTATCGGCTGACGCGTGTGGCCGACCCCGAGGCGGGACCGCGACCGAGTGGATTCCGTGAAGATATCAGAGCCATCTGGCGGACGACCAGCAGCGACTACACCGGCACAGGCTATGATCGTGGGCACATGGCACCCAATTACGCCATTGCTGTGGTTAACGGACGCGCTGCCCAACAGGATACGTTTCTGATGACCAATGTGGCGCCCCAGCGTCCGGCGCTCAACCGCAAGCTCTGGCAGCGACTCGAGGAAGTCATCATCGATGATTTTGTCCCGCATTTTGGGACGGTATGGGTTACCGATGGCCCGATCTTTGACTCATCTGTTACCCGGCTGCCTTCGTTGATCGAAATTCCGGATGCTTTCTACAAGATTCTGGTAATACCCGGACGCCACCCGAAGATGCTGGGGTTCATCATGCCACAAAAGGTGTCGGGCAATGAGCCGCTGGATCGTTTTGTGGTCAGCGTCGATGAAATCGAAGCGCGTACTGGCCTGGATTTCTTCAGTCAGTTGCCGGATGGGGTCGAGCATCAGCTGGAGTCGCGTAGCGATCCGGGCGCCTGGCAACT
This DNA window, taken from Kushneria phosphatilytica, encodes the following:
- a CDS encoding hybrid sensor histidine kinase/response regulator; translated protein: MFQGWLLIAISIGYIAALFLIAWWGDRRARLRGPARRRPMVYSLALAVYCTSWTFYGSVGQAAKAGLPYASIFIGPILAFLLFWPVLAKMIRVAKRQNVTSIADFIASRHGKSQALAAFTSLVALVGALPYVALQLKAMAASVTVLTVNSDMVRSPLFGDTALYVAILMALFAILFGTRHTDATEHHEGLIQAIAFESIIKLVAFLVLGIVITWGMFGGLDDLSQRAWAALELNRQFSETSFGNGFWTQTLLAMLAVFCVPRQFHVTVLENTHGDDSARARWLFPLYMLASGFFVLPLASAGLSLFGHTGISPDEWILHLPMATGSHWLTLLTFVGGFAAASGMVIMAGVTLAIMLSNELVIPLLLRLKWFDAHRGDYARWVLRTRRLIMVLIMALAYGFYRLVAESSSLAALGWLSLSALAQLAPALIGGLYWKRGNRLGVSVGMTLGFAIWSWTLLVPALARAGLLPETLVTGGPFGIALLSPLHLFGLALGDPLTHGVLLSLGVNLFCYIFISQVTDQRVVERIQASLFVDSVETRQTSINRPWRGSTSVGDLQNLCKRFLSEEQVERAFERYASQNQQALAPGSPASIDLIQFSERLLSSAIGASSARIVVNSALSGRDVAISDVVSIVDEASQVLEFNRALLQATIENVAQGIMVVDHNLQMVVWNQRYLELFDFPDNLIRVGVPIDRIFRYNAHQGEYGPGDPEEHVNLLIDNIRTGQPHHYQRYRQDGTVIDVEGNPMPGGGFVYTYQDITSQKRTEEALIRSENNIRIYTDNVPALIAYFDRDCHYLFTNRAYESVMGIDRLDAIGKRAEEVMSPVMWRERAPWMLRALAGERVSWELSMTDGEGGTRYLLATYTPHFREGQRVLGFFALYQDITERRLAEIALKETNEHLEERVRERTQALSEVNEALRQENQVRAEAESALRQAKQVAETANTSKTRFLAAASHDLLQPLNAARLFTSALSQRLEETEHSGTLEHIDNSLQAAEELLGTLLDISKLDSGALTPRRQVFALEEIFRPLRAEFEVMAADRGLDLDVVETRSMVDSDPQMLRRIIQNFLSNALRYTQQGRVLLGCRRHGEQLTIEVWDTGPGIPETKQEEIFQEFRRLDQTSRHRESEKGLGLGLSIADRMARVLEHPIRIRSWLGRGTVFSLTVPWQRGQRAETGRSETARPHRAANKLKGARILCIDNENMTLEGMKAMLEGWDCEVYTATSIGGSKSVLRNLDGDPDAILADYHLDNEITGLMALEALGERFSSEVPGIVITADRTDEVAEEVKLAGYHLLMKPVRPAALRALLTRTLQARRHTSATPPGE
- the ttcA gene encoding tRNA 2-thiocytidine(32) synthetase TtcA, producing MQELSQQRTAAEQGRSKREFDKLQKRLRRLVGNAITDYGMIRDGDRVMVCLSGGKDSYTMLEILRNLQRNAPVEFELVAVNMDQKQPGFPEHVLPEYLEAAGIEYYIIERDTYSIVKEKVPEGKTYCGLCSRLRRGTLYGFAEEIGATKIALGHHRDDMLETLFLNMFFGGTLKSMPPKLLSDDNRNIVIRPLAYCSEQDIASFAEAMAFPIIPCNLCGSQENLQRQVVKEMLGEWDRKHPGRIETMFKAITNVAPSQLADRELFDFEGLEARREALNHGRIDAVDLTHPDAL
- a CDS encoding alpha/beta family hydrolase, which codes for MPSDTIRVAPVSAPTFAACLIDPTPGVSWFDVEHYGRVRLSGVPEVGRLLLAHGAGAGPEHVLMRSLTDALAEQGVQCAAIEFDYRARAREAGKPRPPPRVDQLISPFADWVALMPPDTWWGGRSMGGRVASQLATEQACPGLILCAYPFHPRGTPERTRLSHWPQLRCATHVFQGSRDPMGSREEVGGYPLPAHVAMHWLEEGDHDWRTPRNSAVTQSALITQAARGIVGSMIQA